The following coding sequences are from one Arachis hypogaea cultivar Tifrunner chromosome 7, arahy.Tifrunner.gnm2.J5K5, whole genome shotgun sequence window:
- the LOC112703576 gene encoding protein HEAT INTOLERANT 4 gives MRNASKRKREPQHGPQQNKKHFTKSPSRSPANPKPQEEYFEEKRNLEDLWREVFLVGTEWDQLDSVYQYKWNFSNLENAFEEGGVLHGKRVYLFGCTEPQQVCFKDVEKVVFVPIIVAVVSPFPPSDKIGITSVQRENEEIIPMKQMKMDWIPYMPPKDRLKSQIFILSCTQRRSALKHLKLEQVKKYEYCLPYFYHPFKEDELEQSTEVQILFPTEPKPVFCTFDWEFEDLEELTNAVIQDEELSADQKDVFKEFVKERVREAKKANKEAREARRKAIEEMSEETKAAFENIRFYKFYPVQSPDAPDVSKKCNVINRYYGKAHEYL, from the exons ATGAGGAATGCAAGTAAGAGGAAGAGAGAACCCCAACATGGTCCACAACAAAACAAGAAACATTTCACGAAATCACCTTCTCGATCTCCAGCTAACCCTAAGCCCCAGGAGGAGTACTTCGAGGAGAAGCGCAACTTG GAAGATTTGTGGAGAGAAGTTTTCCTTGTTGGAACAGAG TGGGACCAATTGGATTCTGTCTATCAGTACAAGTGGAATTTCTCTAATCTGGAA AATGCATTTGAAGAGGGCGGTGTTCTACATGGGAAAAGGGTTTACCTTTTTGGTTGCACTGAGC CTCAACAAGTCTGCTTTAAAGATGTAGAAAAAGTTGTCTTCGTACCTATTATTGTCGCT gtAGTATCACCTTTCCCACCATCTGATAAAATTGGGATTACCTCTGTTCAAAGAGAGAATGAAGAGATTATTCCCATGAAACAAATGAAAATGGATTGGATCCCATATATGCCTCCAAAGGACCG ATTGAAGTCTCAAATATTTATCTTGAGTTGCACCCAAAGGAG GTCTGCTTTAAAACATCTAAAGTTGGAACAAGTAAAAAAGTATGAGTACTGCTTGCCAT ATTTCTACCATCCATTCAAGGAAGACGAACTTGAACAAAGTACCGAGGTTCAAATATTGTTTCCAACAGAGCCGAAGCCG GTCTTTTGTACATTTGATTGGGAGTTTGAAGATCTTGAG GAGCTCACTAATGCTGTCATACAAGATGAGGAATTATCAGCAGATCAAAAAGATGTCTTCAAG GAATTTGTCAAGGAAAGAGTACGTGAAGCAAAGAAAGCTAATAAAGAG GCAAGGGAAGCTCGGAGAAAAGCCATTGAGGAAATGAGTGAGGAAACTAAAGCTGCatttgaaaatataagattttaCAAATTCTATCCTGTGCAAAGTCCAGATGCTCCTGATGTGTCAAAGAAG TGTAACGTCATTAACAGGTATTATGGAAAGGCTCATGAGTATCTGTGA